The genome window TCGACGTGATTTCCTTCACCTGCTTCGATGCCGCGGCCACATGCTGCATCGAGGAGATGACATCGTTGATGACGCGTTCGCCTTCCTCCGCGGTACGCGACGCATTGCGTGCTTGCTCCACCGTGTCACGCACATGTTGCTGCGCCTGTTGCGTGATCCCGTGCAAGGCCTGCATCGTCGTGGTCGTGTGATCCAGGTGTACCGCCTGACGCTCGGTACGGTTTGCAAGATCCGAATTGCCGGTCGCAATCTCGCCGACCGCGTGACGTACGCTGCTTGCCTGCGTATGCACATCGTGCACGACCGCCGAAAGATTCACGCGTAACTGCGCCAATGCGCGTTGCATCGCGCTGAATTCGTCCGAATGCGCGGCATTGATCCGCGAGCCGTGATGCACCGACAGGTCGCAGGCGGCAAGCAGATCCGCGTCGCGACGCAGTTCCGCCAGGCGCTGGTGAATGCCTCGGTGCAGCAAGTAACCGGAGAGTCCCGCCGTGGCGAACGCGGCGAGCCAGTGGAACCAAGGCATCGGCGTGCCGGTGGACGCGACATAACGATCCGCCAGAAAGCTGATGGCCATCGGCGCGGCGAGGGCGACGGCGATGCGCGCGGCAAGCGTCGGCCGGCGCAGTGTCTCGATCCGCCCGCGCCACCCGGTACGTATCAGCCGACCCTCATGGAGTGCATAGCCGGAACGGCCTCCCGGGTTGCTCGCGCTTGACGCGACCTTGCCGCTATCGGCCGTCCCAGAACCGGAAGCCGGTGCAGCGGCGGCATCGACGCGTCGATTGCGGTTCTCGACAGCCACCAAAGCGGCATAAGCAGGCGCCGCCGCGCTGATTTCCTCCGCCGAGGGTTTGGTGCGCACCGACAGATAACCCGATACCGCGCCGCGCTCGACGATCGGCGTCACATTTGCGCGCACCCAGTAATAGTCGCCATTGCGGCGCCGATTCTTGACCAGAGCGGTCCAAGGCTTGCCGGCGCGCAGTGTCGCCCACATATCGGCGAAGGCAGCGGCCGGCATGTCGGGATGACGCACAAGGTTATGGGGCTGTCCAATCAGCTGGTCGCGATCAAAACCCGAGACCTTGATAAATCCCGGATTGCAATATCGGATAACGCCCTTCAGATCGGTGACCGATACCAGCTGTTCGGAGGCGGGGAAGTCGAATTGGTGCTGGGTGACGGGTTGGTTCAGTCTCATCTTGGC of Robbsia sp. KACC 23696 contains these proteins:
- a CDS encoding methyl-accepting chemotaxis protein, translated to MRLNQPVTQHQFDFPASEQLVSVTDLKGVIRYCNPGFIKVSGFDRDQLIGQPHNLVRHPDMPAAAFADMWATLRAGKPWTALVKNRRRNGDYYWVRANVTPIVERGAVSGYLSVRTKPSAEEISAAAPAYAALVAVENRNRRVDAAAAPASGSGTADSGKVASSASNPGGRSGYALHEGRLIRTGWRGRIETLRRPTLAARIAVALAAPMAISFLADRYVASTGTPMPWFHWLAAFATAGLSGYLLHRGIHQRLAELRRDADLLAACDLSVHHGSRINAAHSDEFSAMQRALAQLRVNLSAVVHDVHTQASSVRHAVGEIATGNSDLANRTERQAVHLDHTTTTMQALHGITQQAQQHVRDTVEQARNASRTAEEGERVINDVISSMQHVAAASKQVKEITSMIDGIAFQTNLLALNAAVEAARAGEHGRSFAVVAGEVQSLAKRCKDAAQQIDTLVSSTVSQAQSGAVLAERASESMHAIVDSFSKTVHVIGQLDETHHQQERNLNEMERAMDDLDVVTQQNAALVEEVAAAASHHREQTDVLRDAVEIFTFHGKSETALTRKATPVPAGGTAGRTAPRKRSPVAQAA